In a genomic window of Candidatus Poribacteria bacterium:
- the hisS gene encoding histidine--tRNA ligase, giving the protein MATFIRPRVPRGMRDILPEQMIRRQYVIDVIRDVFEEFGFEPLQTPALELSEVLTGKYGPDAEKLIYQAGHVGGKEDISLRYDLSVPLCRVVAMHPQLPKPFKRYQIDPVWRAERPQKGRYRQFFQCDADTVGTESMLADAENVNLIYQVLTRLGFEQFEVNINDRKLITGIGQFAGVPEEQLGGLYRSIDKLDKIGLSGVRDELAENQIPGPVIEQLLALLQIEGDPATVLNALSEQLGDSEIAREGVAELEELNGYLTTLGVPDKFYRMNVSMVRGLEYYTGPIYETVVEEPKIGSITGGGRYDELIGSFSKQGYPATGTSFGIERIIDVMEEFDMFPTTVGKTVTQVLVTIFDAELAQESLKLATLLRQNGIRTEVYSRPTRLSTQIKYADTKGIPYAVILGSDELEAGNVAIRNLAIREQQVVPREALVEHIQRWIDS; this is encoded by the coding sequence ATGGCAACCTTTATTAGACCGCGTGTTCCGCGCGGGATGCGAGACATTTTGCCTGAGCAGATGATTCGCAGACAGTATGTTATAGATGTGATTCGGGACGTGTTCGAGGAATTCGGATTTGAACCTCTGCAAACCCCTGCGCTTGAATTGTCTGAAGTGCTCACGGGCAAATACGGACCGGATGCTGAGAAACTCATTTATCAGGCAGGACATGTTGGCGGAAAGGAGGACATCTCCCTTCGTTACGACCTGTCAGTACCACTTTGCCGAGTGGTTGCGATGCATCCGCAACTTCCGAAACCGTTTAAGCGATACCAAATCGATCCTGTCTGGCGCGCAGAACGCCCACAAAAAGGACGTTATCGTCAATTTTTCCAGTGTGATGCGGATACCGTAGGCACCGAAAGTATGCTCGCTGATGCTGAAAATGTAAATCTCATCTATCAAGTGCTAACGCGACTCGGTTTTGAACAATTCGAGGTTAATATCAATGATCGAAAATTAATCACCGGTATCGGGCAATTCGCTGGTGTGCCTGAAGAACAACTCGGCGGACTCTATAGATCCATTGATAAGTTGGACAAAATTGGGCTTTCGGGTGTCAGGGACGAGTTGGCGGAGAATCAGATTCCGGGACCCGTCATTGAACAGTTGCTCGCGCTGCTGCAGATTGAAGGCGATCCAGCGACGGTGCTGAATGCACTCAGTGAACAACTCGGGGATTCTGAGATAGCGAGAGAGGGTGTCGCGGAATTAGAAGAGCTGAATGGCTATCTCACAACGCTTGGCGTGCCGGACAAATTCTATAGGATGAACGTTTCAATGGTGCGCGGCTTGGAATACTACACCGGTCCGATCTATGAAACCGTTGTAGAGGAACCGAAAATTGGGAGCATCACTGGTGGAGGCAGATACGATGAACTCATCGGAAGTTTCAGCAAGCAGGGTTACCCGGCAACTGGGACCAGTTTTGGCATTGAGCGGATTATTGACGTGATGGAAGAATTTGATATGTTCCCCACGACTGTGGGCAAAACGGTGACACAGGTGTTAGTCACTATTTTCGATGCTGAACTCGCCCAAGAATCCCTGAAATTGGCGACGCTTCTACGCCAAAATGGTATTCGGACAGAGGTCTACAGTCGCCCAACGCGTCTCAGCACGCAGATAAAATATGCGGATACGAAAGGTATCCCGTATGCTGTTATCCTTGGCTCTGACGAATTGGAGGCAGGCAACGTAGCGATTCGGAATCTCGCAATCAGAGAGCAGCAGGTCGTCCCGCGGGAAGCACTCGTCGAGCACATCCAACGATGGATAGACAGTTAA
- the hisG gene encoding ATP phosphoribosyltransferase gives MKTESQRTLKLLLPKGSLQGDTLEMFQRAGYELNGYTETDRSYRATFRNDNAFQIKISRPQEIPVYVGMDDFYDVGITGQDWVEETDADVEEILPLEYGHIDIILAVREERDDINTFDELVNFSDRDIRISTEYLNIAEKYILEKTENRVAPTILTPWKRLNTLGSYQSPITLMLSFGATEGKPPEEADAIIDNSTTSRRTLKANELKVIELLRESESTLIANPKALRDSWKHGKIEELKQTLRKGLRRRRSRVLPGHI, from the coding sequence ATGAAAACGGAATCACAACGGACGCTGAAACTACTTTTACCGAAAGGGAGTCTACAGGGGGATACGCTTGAAATGTTTCAGCGTGCCGGTTATGAACTCAACGGTTATACCGAAACGGATAGGTCTTATCGCGCGACCTTCCGTAACGACAACGCATTTCAAATCAAGATTTCACGTCCCCAAGAGATACCGGTTTATGTCGGCATGGATGACTTCTACGATGTAGGAATTACCGGTCAAGATTGGGTCGAAGAAACTGACGCAGATGTTGAGGAAATCTTGCCTCTGGAATACGGGCATATTGATATTATCCTCGCGGTACGTGAAGAACGAGACGATATCAACACGTTCGACGAGCTGGTGAATTTCTCAGATAGAGACATCCGAATATCTACCGAATATTTGAACATCGCCGAGAAATATATCCTTGAAAAGACGGAAAATAGGGTCGCTCCTACGATTCTAACACCATGGAAGCGACTAAACACGCTTGGCAGTTACCAGTCACCTATCACACTCATGCTGTCGTTTGGTGCCACTGAGGGGAAACCTCCGGAAGAGGCGGATGCGATCATTGACAATTCGACGACATCGCGGCGCACGCTCAAGGCGAATGAACTTAAGGTGATCGAACTGTTGCGCGAATCCGAATCTACGCTTATTGCGAATCCGAAGGCACTCCGGGATTCATGGAAACATGGGAAGATTGAAGAACTGAAGCAGACCTTGCGGAAAGGTTTGCGCAGACGGCGGAGTCGAGTGCTCCCCGGACACATATAA
- a CDS encoding sugar phosphate isomerase/epimerase, translating into MLTICYDPYSGTLGRFTRAEIFDLVADAGYEGINIPVNSGFLGELSTAEIDDAVSLAEQHNLVAPTIGFGNHILTTPARKEEALQHFEIVLEVARRFDAEVIGVWVNPSEGVSRQESLDALADSLSQMIPVCNENGMKIALEFEKGCPLDNYREGVEFVEDTGLQVYLTCDTYHLFNDGAEPHTAAHAMKACLGDVHLSGSNRGEPGGGVFDFETFAQGLKEIGFSGPLVVQYKMEDVASIARSCEFTQKFRAMIQA; encoded by the coding sequence ATGTTAACTATCTGTTACGACCCGTATTCTGGCACATTAGGCAGATTCACACGTGCCGAGATTTTTGACCTCGTTGCTGATGCAGGCTACGAAGGTATCAACATCCCTGTGAATTCCGGCTTTCTCGGTGAACTCTCGACTGCGGAGATAGATGACGCTGTGAGTCTTGCTGAGCAACACAATCTCGTTGCCCCGACGATCGGATTCGGCAATCACATCCTGACAACGCCCGCCCGAAAAGAAGAGGCACTGCAGCACTTTGAGATTGTCCTCGAAGTCGCTCGCCGATTTGACGCTGAAGTTATCGGGGTGTGGGTGAACCCCTCCGAGGGGGTATCGCGACAGGAATCTCTGGACGCACTTGCTGACAGTCTGTCTCAGATGATACCCGTTTGCAATGAAAATGGAATGAAGATAGCGCTTGAGTTTGAAAAGGGGTGTCCGCTTGATAACTATCGCGAAGGCGTGGAATTTGTTGAGGATACCGGTCTGCAGGTCTATCTGACGTGTGATACGTATCATCTTTTTAACGATGGTGCGGAACCGCACACAGCAGCGCACGCGATGAAGGCATGCCTCGGTGATGTGCATCTATCAGGGAGTAATCGCGGCGAACCGGGGGGTGGCGTTTTCGATTTTGAAACGTTTGCGCAAGGCTTAAAAGAGATCGGTTTTTCAGGGCCGCTCGTTGTCCAGTACAAGATGGAAGATGTCGCGAGTATCGCGCGCAGCTGCGAGTTCACCCAAAAGTTCCGAGCGATGATACAAGCATAG
- a CDS encoding anaerobic sulfatase maturase — translation MVQQNTPRVFHVMTKPIGPICNLDCEYCFYLDKEKLYPETRSFRMTDEILENYIKQYIDAQETNEVTFAWQGGEPTLMGVDFFRQAVRYQQKYRRPGMQIQNTFQTNATLLNDEWAELFKRNRFLIGVSIDGPPEIHDKYRYDKRGRPSSDQVIRGLRVLQQHRVDYNILCVVNKHNAEYPLEVYNYFKELGAEFMQFIPAVEHFGGKNVSPRSVTARQYGKFLCTIFDEWVVNDIGRIFVQIFDVALEGWLGYNPSLCIFNETCGDALAIEHNGDLYSCDHYVTPDYHVGNIAENTIAEMVDSTFQRKFGTDKRDTLPEYCRNCEVKFVCNGGCPKNRFIKTPTGEDGLNYLCAGYKRFFNHIDEPMKMMASALQAGRPANSIMPLLRQRQQEKTRVSATTISRKIGRNSPCPCGSGRKYKQCCLNKK, via the coding sequence ATGGTTCAACAGAACACACCGCGCGTATTTCACGTAATGACGAAACCGATCGGGCCGATATGTAACTTAGACTGTGAGTACTGCTTCTATCTGGATAAAGAGAAACTCTATCCCGAAACGCGCTCCTTCCGCATGACTGACGAAATTTTGGAGAACTACATCAAGCAATACATTGATGCACAGGAGACCAACGAAGTCACGTTCGCATGGCAAGGCGGAGAACCCACGTTGATGGGGGTAGACTTCTTCCGACAGGCAGTCAGATACCAGCAGAAGTACAGACGTCCCGGTATGCAGATCCAAAATACGTTTCAGACGAACGCCACCCTCCTCAATGATGAATGGGCGGAACTGTTCAAGCGGAACAGATTTTTAATCGGGGTCAGCATCGACGGTCCCCCAGAAATTCACGATAAATACCGCTATGACAAACGCGGCAGGCCATCCTCTGATCAGGTAATTCGCGGGTTGCGTGTCTTGCAGCAGCATCGGGTCGATTACAATATACTGTGCGTCGTCAATAAACATAACGCTGAATATCCGCTGGAGGTCTACAACTATTTCAAAGAGCTCGGCGCAGAATTCATGCAGTTTATCCCAGCGGTTGAGCATTTCGGGGGCAAGAATGTATCCCCGCGTTCCGTCACGGCGCGTCAATATGGCAAATTCCTTTGCACTATTTTCGATGAATGGGTCGTCAACGACATCGGAAGGATCTTCGTCCAAATTTTTGATGTCGCATTAGAGGGATGGCTGGGTTATAATCCGAGCCTCTGTATATTCAATGAAACCTGCGGGGATGCGCTTGCCATTGAGCATAACGGCGACCTCTACTCCTGTGATCATTATGTCACACCCGACTATCACGTCGGAAACATTGCCGAAAATACGATTGCCGAGATGGTGGATTCAACATTCCAACGCAAATTCGGGACCGATAAACGGGATACATTGCCTGAATACTGCCGGAATTGCGAAGTGAAGTTCGTCTGCAATGGGGGCTGCCCAAAGAACCGATTCATCAAAACGCCTACAGGTGAAGATGGCTTGAACTACCTCTGTGCTGGCTATAAACGGTTTTTCAATCACATTGACGAACCGATGAAGATGATGGCTTCCGCACTACAAGCCGGACGCCCTGCAAATAGTATTATGCCACTCCTCCGTCAACGTCAACAGGAGAAAACACGCGTCAGCGCCACAACAATCTCACGGAAAATCGGACGAAACTCGCCGTGTCCATGTGGTAGTGGACGGAAATATAAGCAGTGCTGTCTAAACAAAAAGTGA
- a CDS encoding LamG domain-containing protein, whose protein sequence is MKLLYIGTALLLCFGVTSWALEEDDPAIVGVWLFEGDVKDATANGNDGKLVGNFKFEDGKFGKAVVAGGGGSIDVSDSKSLQSISDELTVAAWFRVDADSDTGVRKNGAYLLEDQSGGEPIPDGFSFRVWTGAGITPGFYGKTELEQGKWYHVAGTYDGKNVEMYVDGEPESKKGALSSNKADWKPEWNGKVNPGETLQLKFGPEQFTGGIDEIVLLSRALEADEIQQLLNGWDEAFAVEPEGKLATTWARVKTAR, encoded by the coding sequence ATGAAACTATTATATATAGGTACTGCTTTGCTTTTATGCTTTGGTGTCACCTCGTGGGCATTAGAAGAAGACGATCCGGCGATTGTTGGCGTCTGGCTCTTTGAAGGCGATGTTAAAGATGCAACAGCTAACGGCAATGATGGAAAGCTTGTCGGTAATTTTAAGTTTGAAGACGGTAAATTTGGTAAAGCCGTCGTTGCGGGTGGTGGGGGTAGCATTGATGTGTCAGATTCAAAAAGCCTCCAAAGTATATCAGACGAATTGACCGTGGCTGCCTGGTTTCGCGTAGATGCCGACTCAGATACCGGTGTCAGAAAAAACGGTGCCTACCTGTTAGAAGACCAGTCCGGTGGTGAACCGATACCCGACGGTTTCTCATTCAGAGTCTGGACAGGTGCCGGTATTACACCCGGATTCTACGGTAAAACAGAATTGGAACAAGGGAAGTGGTACCATGTCGCCGGGACATACGACGGAAAAAATGTTGAGATGTACGTTGACGGCGAACCTGAGAGCAAAAAAGGAGCGTTGTCATCCAATAAAGCAGATTGGAAACCGGAGTGGAACGGTAAGGTTAATCCTGGAGAAACGCTACAACTTAAATTCGGTCCAGAACAGTTTACAGGGGGTATCGACGAGATTGTCCTTCTCAGTCGTGCCCTTGAGGCGGATGAGATTCAGCAGCTACTCAATGGGTGGGACGAGGCTTTCGCCGTTGAACCGGAAGGAAAACTGGCGACGACATGGGCAAGAGTGAAGACAGCCCGATAA
- a CDS encoding SAM-dependent DNA methyltransferase produces the protein MNQAEGRGSEIDPAMKNRDQNTALTIPNWQTMLDKSTTIGEVFTPLEWAKWLINKWDIFDAWIEGAHICDPAAGKGAFVLAFLDIARRRGVPITAERLSRLTLIEMKTSHLTCFRKNVAQEFGFDFPASQLFCQDVIIESHAGKYDILVGNPPWVNFANLPSDYKTRIKPFFLSEGLVPDKQRLLLGASRIDIAALVLKIGLGQLLKKNGVGYFYLPLSLFFGDGAHSGFREYRANRRDFAVDTVYEFTSTRVFEGVGTSYGCAKFRCDTPQKFPVRYFRELNGNWTEHQAVPLKKSTDPWRVVRDLNELNTDITVDLNLPPTQTPRQGVNTCGANSVFIFEDKPSHLPEAFLYPLATKEIWRQDASSPYKWILLPYHRETGKPLTQHQIEQHRPLKEYLRDAEQTLRFRKGTLLRRAIDRGYWWALLGVGPYSFAPFKVMWEAYGKSQFKPVVLSCVDGQAWQGNQSMHAFIPCWSEDTAHEIKRVLENPEIPKLLRQLNGAGKCNWAQPGKIKKLLM, from the coding sequence GTGAATCAAGCAGAAGGTCGCGGTTCAGAGATTGACCCTGCGATGAAGAATCGCGACCAAAATACCGCTCTTACGATACCGAATTGGCAGACTATGTTGGATAAATCAACTACAATTGGAGAGGTATTTACCCCACTGGAATGGGCAAAGTGGCTCATCAATAAATGGGATATTTTCGATGCATGGATTGAGGGTGCACACATCTGCGACCCCGCAGCTGGGAAAGGCGCATTCGTCCTCGCATTTCTGGACATCGCGCGTCGTAGAGGTGTTCCAATTACCGCAGAGCGCTTATCCCGACTCACGCTCATCGAGATGAAGACTTCACATCTAACGTGTTTTAGAAAAAACGTCGCACAAGAATTCGGTTTTGATTTCCCAGCATCCCAACTCTTCTGCCAAGATGTGATTATAGAGTCGCACGCCGGAAAGTATGACATTCTTGTTGGCAACCCACCGTGGGTGAATTTCGCAAATCTGCCATCGGATTACAAAACGCGTATAAAGCCTTTTTTTCTCTCAGAAGGGTTGGTTCCAGACAAACAACGATTGCTCTTAGGTGCCTCTCGTATCGACATCGCGGCACTTGTTTTGAAGATCGGCCTCGGTCAATTGCTAAAAAAGAACGGAGTTGGGTATTTCTATCTCCCGCTTTCCCTCTTTTTCGGTGACGGCGCGCATAGTGGTTTTAGAGAGTATCGCGCAAACCGGCGCGATTTCGCCGTAGATACGGTTTATGAATTCACGTCGACACGGGTATTTGAAGGGGTCGGCACGTCATACGGTTGTGCTAAATTTCGGTGCGATACGCCTCAGAAGTTTCCAGTTAGGTATTTCAGGGAACTGAACGGAAACTGGACCGAGCATCAGGCTGTTCCACTTAAAAAGTCTACAGACCCATGGCGGGTCGTGCGGGACCTCAACGAACTAAACACAGACATAACTGTTGACCTTAATTTGCCGCCGACACAAACCCCACGACAGGGCGTGAATACATGTGGTGCCAACAGTGTTTTTATTTTTGAAGACAAGCCTTCACATCTTCCTGAAGCATTTTTGTATCCGCTTGCAACAAAGGAGATTTGGCGACAGGACGCGTCATCTCCTTATAAATGGATACTGCTACCGTATCATCGGGAAACAGGAAAACCGCTTACGCAGCATCAGATTGAACAGCATCGTCCGTTGAAAGAATACCTCCGCGATGCTGAACAAACACTGCGATTCCGGAAGGGAACGCTTCTCAGAAGGGCGATTGATAGGGGGTATTGGTGGGCACTGTTGGGTGTCGGTCCCTACTCGTTTGCGCCGTTCAAAGTGATGTGGGAAGCGTATGGGAAAAGCCAATTTAAGCCTGTTGTGCTGAGCTGCGTAGATGGACAGGCGTGGCAAGGCAACCAATCGATGCATGCGTTTATCCCGTGTTGGTCTGAAGATACCGCACACGAGATTAAGCGTGTGCTTGAGAACCCCGAAATCCCGAAATTGTTGCGGCAGCTCAACGGTGCAGGCAAATGCAATTGGGCACAGCCGGGAAAAATCAAAAAACTTCTAATGTAA
- a CDS encoding addiction module toxin, HicA family: MRRDKLLEKMRNNPRDNWRITHVETLARRYGFSINRPKRGGSHVTLRHDSGVRLTIPDHRPIRPMYIRRLVKMIDQLEV; the protein is encoded by the coding sequence ATGCGTCGAGATAAATTGCTGGAAAAAATGAGGAATAATCCGCGCGATAACTGGCGGATTACCCATGTTGAGACCTTAGCAAGACGATATGGATTTTCAATCAACCGACCGAAACGCGGAGGCAGCCATGTTACACTACGTCACGATTCAGGTGTTCGGTTGACCATTCCTGACCACCGCCCAATAAGACCTATGTATATTCGACGACTTGTGAAAATGATAGATCAATTGGAGGTATGA
- a CDS encoding toxin-antitoxin system HicB family antitoxin, which produces MNKLGYPFYISILPDEEGGGYLIEFPDLEGCISDGDTIGEAIANGADAISCWIETSKQYGDEIPQPRSSVDSPELFETEVEQDENPSGVDLGNVIREYEPFPEISSSTWRFTWAVTYP; this is translated from the coding sequence ATGAATAAGCTCGGGTATCCATTTTATATAAGTATACTGCCTGATGAAGAAGGTGGAGGGTATTTAATTGAATTTCCTGACTTGGAGGGGTGTATCTCCGATGGAGACACCATTGGGGAAGCAATAGCAAATGGTGCAGACGCGATATCCTGTTGGATAGAAACATCAAAACAGTATGGCGATGAAATCCCTCAGCCTCGCTCATCTGTGGACTCCCCCGAACTTTTTGAAACGGAAGTTGAGCAGGATGAAAATCCGTCAGGTGTTGACCTTGGTAACGTAATTCGCGAGTACGAACCTTTCCCTGAAATTTCGTCTTCAACTTGGCGGTTCACTTGGGCTGTAACTTATCCTTAA
- a CDS encoding histone deacetylase — translation MTQKTGFAYHPDYLNHDTGPNHPERPDRLRASLAALQESEVWEQLHPIEPVPASVAQLCYAHNPAYPEHIRRHCEQEIPLTYDTTVGHESYDIALLSTGGVLRVAEAVAIGTVKNAFAMVRPPGHHATQGQSMGFCLFNNIAIAARYLQREQGIGKVAIVDWDVHHGNGTQDIFYEDETVFFFSIHQSPLYPGTGSSYERGSGKARGTTLNMPMPEGSGDNEYTAVFTDVLIPALRDFSPEVILISAGFDGHYLDPLSGTELTADGFSTLTDLILELAQETASGRVISALEGGYSLEGVSECVVGHVERLLKFDGSV, via the coding sequence ATGACACAAAAAACAGGGTTCGCCTATCATCCAGATTACCTTAATCACGACACCGGTCCGAACCACCCAGAACGCCCCGATCGGCTGCGCGCGAGTTTAGCCGCACTTCAGGAAAGCGAGGTCTGGGAACAGTTACATCCCATAGAACCGGTACCCGCGAGTGTCGCACAACTCTGTTACGCACATAATCCTGCTTATCCGGAACATATCCGACGACACTGTGAACAGGAAATTCCGCTCACTTATGATACCACCGTCGGGCATGAATCGTATGATATTGCTTTGCTTTCAACTGGGGGTGTGTTGCGTGTAGCGGAGGCGGTTGCAATAGGAACTGTGAAAAATGCTTTTGCGATGGTGCGTCCGCCCGGACACCACGCGACACAGGGACAGAGCATGGGGTTTTGCTTGTTCAACAACATTGCGATTGCTGCTCGTTATCTTCAACGGGAACAAGGGATTGGCAAGGTCGCGATTGTAGACTGGGATGTCCACCACGGAAACGGCACACAAGACATTTTTTATGAAGATGAGACGGTCTTCTTTTTCTCGATTCACCAGTCGCCGCTCTACCCCGGCACAGGTTCCAGTTATGAACGTGGAAGTGGAAAAGCACGTGGCACAACGCTGAACATGCCGATGCCTGAAGGGAGTGGTGATAATGAATACACTGCGGTCTTTACGGATGTTCTCATTCCTGCCTTAAGAGATTTCTCGCCGGAGGTCATCTTAATTTCAGCCGGTTTCGATGGGCACTACCTTGATCCGCTCTCAGGGACTGAACTCACGGCAGACGGATTTTCTACACTGACCGACCTAATCCTTGAACTTGCTCAGGAGACGGCATCAGGACGTGTTATCTCTGCGTTGGAAGGAGGTTACAGTTTAGAAGGGGTATCTGAATGCGTTGTGGGGCACGTTGAACGTTTACTGAAGTTTGATGGCAGTGTTTAG
- the ubiE gene encoding bifunctional demethylmenaquinone methyltransferase/2-methoxy-6-polyprenyl-1,4-benzoquinol methylase UbiE, with the protein MSEKRIQNLFAAVAYHYDFLNSLLSLRRDRAWRRETVKASGVDLRSKVLDVCTGTGELALAYADKIGAEGFVIASDFCFEMLVIGDEKVERKERGTGTSFLAADTLILPFLDDTFDVVSVGFGIRNVSDLEMGIREMARVAAPGGRVVILEFTQPVNPLFRSLYYFYFTKILPFVGNLISRSQDDAYGYLPRSVMKFPNCEALKAVMEQCGLTDVRFYRKTFGIVSIHVGQKPDNCLT; encoded by the coding sequence TTGAGCGAGAAAAGAATACAAAATCTATTTGCAGCCGTCGCCTACCACTACGATTTTCTCAACTCGTTGTTGAGTCTCAGACGCGACAGGGCTTGGCGGCGCGAAACGGTCAAAGCAAGCGGTGTTGACTTACGGAGTAAGGTGCTGGATGTCTGCACAGGCACGGGTGAACTCGCCCTTGCGTATGCCGATAAAATTGGAGCAGAAGGGTTTGTAATCGCTTCAGACTTCTGCTTTGAGATGCTGGTCATCGGCGATGAGAAGGTGGAACGGAAGGAACGCGGAACAGGCACGAGTTTTCTGGCAGCGGATACCCTGATCCTTCCCTTTTTAGACGATACGTTTGATGTGGTTTCTGTCGGTTTTGGTATCCGAAATGTCTCAGATCTGGAGATGGGGATACGCGAGATGGCGCGCGTCGCAGCCCCCGGAGGTCGGGTCGTTATTTTGGAGTTTACGCAGCCCGTGAATCCGCTATTCCGGAGCCTCTACTATTTCTATTTCACCAAGATCCTACCCTTTGTCGGTAACCTCATCTCTCGGAGTCAGGACGACGCTTACGGGTATCTCCCCCGTTCCGTCATGAAGTTCCCGAATTGTGAGGCGTTGAAAGCCGTTATGGAGCAGTGTGGACTGACAGATGTCCGGTTCTATCGAAAAACGTTCGGTATCGTTTCAATTCATGTTGGTCAGAAACCTGATAACTGCCTGACCTAA